In Leishmania braziliensis MHOM/BR/75/M2904 complete genome, chromosome 29, a genomic segment contains:
- a CDS encoding putative ABC transporter domain protein translates to MMPSLGLPSIREDMSNTAAELQQSTDRFLSDASPAEESRQIALQSEPVVLRLHHIGKSYPIADSDERVVALKDITLDDADNSTAEAAAQKASSVGPLQRGNLPLPFAPVRRGEFIMIRGPSGGGKTTLLNIIGTIDSCTEGTIELNGRIISKDTKEHVLADIRLKSLGFVFQTFNLIATMTAAENVELPMTLLGNMSPKNMRLRSRQLLTLVGLRNRINHLPSELSGGEQQRVTIARSLANNPSLLLLDEPTGDLDTTNTIEVMDLLMRINRRTKTTCIMVTHNPDIECYADRILYVSDGRFVKEVFNTLPTCLNLEAYTKYLAAKEKMITGLNESGIEGDSDPDTVMAAIAPAIAGKNDRDYENLKTDSSRATAKTLSEMQLAHFSVRPAMSLSGTARHPGSPVAAMSPTINSAAVPSVATSLQLHREEREAHNEL, encoded by the coding sequence ATGATGCCGTCTTTGGGGTTACCCAGCATTCGTGAGGACATGAGCAATACAGCGGCGGAGCTCCAGCAAAGCACCGACCGTTTTCTCAGTGACGCGTCCCCGGCGGAGGAATCGCGGCAGATCGCGCTGCAGTCCGagccggtggtgctgcgcttGCACCACATCGGCAAGAGCTACCCGATTGCCGACTCTGATGAGCGAGTTGTGGCGCTTAAGGACATTACCCTGGATGATGCAGACAATTCCACCgcggaagcagcggcacagaaAGCCTCCAGTGTGGGGCCCCTGCAGCGCGGCAATCTGCCCCTGCCGTTCGCACCGGTGCGACGCGGCGAGTTTATCATGATCCGTGGCCctagcggtggtggcaagACAACGCTATTAAACATCATTGGCACCATCGATTCCTGCACCGAGGGCACGATCGAGCTAAACGGACGCATCATCAGCAAGGACACTAAGGAACATGTACTGGCAGACATCCGCCTCAAGTCCCTCGGCTTCGTATTCCAGACGTTTAACTTGATCGCAACAATGACAGCCGCGGAGAACGTGGAGCTGCCCATGACGCTGCTGGGGAATATGTCGCCGAAGAACATGCGGCTGCGGTCTCGCCAACTGCTCACGCTAGTCGGACTGCGCAACCGCATCAACCACCTCCCCTCCGAGCTCAGTggtggcgagcagcagcgcgtgacAATTGCGCGGAGTTTGGCGAACAACccgtcgctcctcctcctcgacgagCCAACCGGCGACCTGGACACGACTAACACAATCGAGGTGATGGACCTCCTTATGCGCATTAACCGCCGTACGAAGACGACGTGCATCATGGTCACACACAATCCTGACATCGAGTGCTATGCCGACCGCATCCTCTACGTGAGCGATGGCCGTTTTGTCAAGGAGGTTTTCAACACCTTGCCCACGTGCCTCAACCTGGAGGCTTACACCAAGTACCTGGCCGCCAAGGAGAAGATGATCACTGGCCTCAACGAGAGTGGGATCGAGGGCGACAGCGACCCAGATACCGTAATGGCGGCGATAGCTCCCGCTATCGCCGGCAAAAACGACAGGGATTATGAGAATCTGAAAACAGACTCCAGCAGGGCGACGGCGAAGACTCTCAGCGAGATGCAGTTAGCGCACTTCTCTGTGAGGCCTGCCATGTCACTCTCGGGAACCGCGCGCCATCCCGGCTCTCCGGTCGCCGCCATGTCGCCAACCAtcaacagcgccgctgtgcccTCTGTGGCCACCTCTTTGCAGCTGCAtcgggaggagagagaagcccaCAACGAGCTGTAG